From a single Novipirellula caenicola genomic region:
- a CDS encoding NADAR family protein, whose translation MPEPNVIHFYSVNDEYGEFSNFAAYSIKLKGKRWPTSEHYFQAQKFQHDGHREEVRKAKTPMIAARLGRDRKKKLRRDWESIKDNVMRDAVMAKFTQHDDLRERLLATGNAKLVERTANDDYWGDGGDGSGKNMLGRILMEVREKLRKL comes from the coding sequence ATGCCAGAACCGAACGTCATCCACTTCTACAGCGTGAACGACGAGTATGGCGAGTTTTCTAATTTTGCTGCCTACTCGATCAAACTGAAAGGAAAACGCTGGCCAACTTCCGAGCACTACTTTCAAGCGCAGAAATTCCAACACGATGGTCACCGAGAAGAAGTGCGAAAGGCCAAGACGCCGATGATTGCCGCTCGGCTTGGGCGAGATCGCAAAAAGAAGCTTCGCCGTGACTGGGAGTCAATCAAAGACAACGTGATGCGGGATGCGGTCATGGCAAAGTTCACTCAGCACGATGACCTGCGTGAAAGGTTGCTGGCGACCGGCAATGCGAAACTGGTCGAGCGCACCGCGAATGACGACTACTGGGGTGACGGCGGCGACGGCAGTGGCAAAAATATGCTCGGACGAATCTTGATGGAAGTACGGGAAAAACTGCGAAAACTGTAA
- a CDS encoding MYG1 family protein yields MTMQLIVTHPGGAHKDDFLACSLLAHLHRVPIQRREPTDEDLSNPSICVVDVGGVHDPEQNNFDHHQFPRDAPPLCALSLVLQSMGLYEDALSFCAWLRPAEWLDTLGPNETAKLMNIPRSALGELNSPLDITLLNRFAKHTELGPQDALYQVMCMVGEDIVDYLKSLRERLDFLAQHGQYWTIETDGEPIEALFLEKSDAIAEDPSFGVYAFIESEGKEDEVHALVYPDRRGDGYGLTRYNDSPRLDFSKIESHDDVRFAHKRGFVAKVTTTDPAKLKQLLKDAIVENER; encoded by the coding sequence ATGACTATGCAGCTAATCGTGACCCATCCGGGCGGAGCCCATAAAGACGATTTCCTCGCTTGCAGTCTGCTGGCGCACCTGCATCGCGTCCCGATCCAGCGTCGCGAACCAACGGATGAAGATCTATCCAATCCATCGATCTGTGTCGTCGACGTCGGCGGCGTGCACGATCCCGAACAAAACAACTTTGATCACCACCAATTTCCTCGCGACGCACCACCACTTTGTGCCTTGTCGCTTGTCCTGCAAAGCATGGGACTGTACGAAGACGCGTTGTCGTTCTGCGCTTGGCTTCGCCCGGCTGAATGGCTCGATACGTTGGGGCCAAACGAAACAGCCAAGTTGATGAACATCCCTCGATCGGCGCTCGGTGAGTTGAATTCTCCGCTCGACATCACGCTGCTGAACCGATTCGCAAAGCACACCGAACTTGGACCGCAAGACGCGCTGTATCAAGTCATGTGCATGGTCGGCGAAGACATCGTCGACTACTTGAAATCGTTGCGAGAACGATTGGACTTCCTGGCACAACATGGGCAATACTGGACCATCGAAACCGATGGAGAACCGATCGAAGCGTTGTTCCTCGAGAAAAGTGACGCGATTGCCGAGGATCCTTCGTTTGGCGTTTACGCATTCATCGAGAGCGAAGGGAAAGAAGACGAAGTGCATGCGTTGGTCTATCCCGATCGCCGCGGCGACGGATACGGGCTGACTCGATACAACGACAGTCCGCGTTTGGATTTTTCAAAAATCGAGTCCCATGACGACGTTCGCTTTGCCCACAAACGTGGTTTTGTCGCAAAAGTCACGACGACCGACCCCGCGAAATTGAAACAATTACTGAAAGACGCGATTGTCGAAAACGAACGCTAA